The Deltaproteobacteria bacterium genome window below encodes:
- a CDS encoding right-handed parallel beta-helix repeat-containing protein, translating to MDFAWGARPRLGSSRMQRRLLFATALGLLGACNVDTVGKQPQLVPHCVDLQGDATCRAATPTRPFCNVCVPASQFQGCVGQLPPPSCSPEGMSAADTNVDPSDTSSSSGGSSSSSSGGESSSGVVADSSGSSGGTSVVSCNEEGQLDEDCEAVDPAQAYCVNGICGGCTVGGGDDFCGLVDARTPFCNPVTDRCEGCGAGGDDFCQGATPVCDPIGRCVPCTEHDECDTACHVAPTDPLQGECFPADTVVYVSAGAACPGDGSMATPACSLAATLAAVPEDASVTVRLAGGVAYAENAVFTGGTVAIRGTGLVQITGANGVDAPNLEVAGGVVYLDGVRVRNNLQTHGATCSDATLWLDDSELRNNVDHGLFGVGPCDVTLRRSSVHNNPGGGIRQLGGSLVLQNAAVDENGDGVHGPGINLQYAELHALYSTVAGNDAIGDDNLQCLSATGDVRNSIFSGLSTGSIDIDCFTLDFETNALDTANFVGVGSVLIGAYDENWFVNPNEGDMRLDDGPTSPFGAVALWLDGDPPLDIDGTSRPMGGELGYAGVDEP from the coding sequence ATGGACTTCGCTTGGGGCGCGCGCCCTCGTCTCGGTTCGTCGCGGATGCAGCGGCGGCTGCTCTTCGCCACCGCGCTCGGCCTGCTCGGCGCGTGCAACGTCGACACCGTCGGCAAGCAGCCGCAGCTGGTGCCGCACTGCGTCGACCTGCAAGGCGATGCGACCTGCCGCGCGGCCACCCCCACGCGGCCGTTCTGCAACGTGTGCGTGCCCGCCAGCCAGTTCCAGGGCTGCGTGGGGCAGCTGCCGCCGCCGTCGTGCTCGCCCGAGGGCATGAGCGCCGCCGACACCAACGTCGATCCCTCCGACACCAGCAGCAGTAGCGGCGGCAGCAGCAGCAGCAGCAGCGGCGGCGAGAGTTCGAGCGGTGTGGTCGCCGACTCGAGCGGATCGTCGGGCGGCACATCGGTGGTGTCGTGCAACGAAGAGGGCCAGCTCGACGAGGACTGCGAGGCCGTCGACCCCGCCCAGGCGTACTGCGTCAACGGCATCTGCGGTGGTTGCACGGTCGGTGGCGGCGATGACTTCTGCGGCCTGGTCGACGCGCGCACGCCGTTTTGCAACCCCGTCACGGATCGCTGCGAGGGCTGCGGTGCCGGTGGCGACGACTTCTGTCAGGGTGCGACGCCGGTGTGCGATCCGATCGGCCGCTGCGTGCCGTGCACCGAGCACGATGAGTGCGACACCGCGTGCCACGTCGCGCCGACCGACCCGCTGCAGGGCGAGTGCTTCCCGGCCGACACGGTGGTCTACGTCAGCGCCGGGGCGGCCTGCCCCGGTGACGGCAGCATGGCGACCCCGGCGTGTTCGCTGGCCGCGACGCTGGCCGCGGTGCCGGAAGACGCGTCGGTCACGGTGCGACTGGCCGGCGGCGTCGCGTATGCCGAGAACGCGGTCTTCACCGGGGGCACGGTGGCGATCCGCGGCACGGGTCTGGTGCAGATCACGGGCGCCAACGGCGTCGACGCACCCAACCTCGAGGTCGCCGGCGGCGTCGTCTACCTCGACGGCGTGCGCGTGCGCAACAACCTGCAGACCCACGGCGCGACCTGCAGCGACGCGACGCTGTGGCTCGACGACAGCGAGCTGCGCAACAACGTCGACCACGGCCTGTTCGGGGTCGGACCCTGCGACGTGACGCTGCGGCGATCGTCGGTGCACAACAACCCCGGCGGCGGCATCCGCCAGCTCGGCGGAAGCCTGGTGCTGCAGAACGCCGCGGTCGACGAGAACGGCGATGGCGTGCACGGCCCCGGCATCAACCTGCAGTACGCCGAGCTGCACGCGTTGTACAGCACGGTCGCCGGCAACGACGCGATCGGCGACGACAACCTGCAGTGCCTGTCGGCCACCGGCGACGTGCGCAACAGCATCTTCAGCGGCCTGTCGACCGGCTCGATCGACATCGACTGCTTCACCCTCGACTTCGAGACCAACGCGCTCGACACCGCGAACTTCGTCGGCGTCGGCTCGGTGCTGATCGGGGCCTACGACGAGAACTGGTTCGTCAATCCCAACGAGGGCGACATGCGGCTCGATGACGGTCCGACCTCGCCGTTCGGTGCGGTCGCGCTGTGGCTCGATGGTGATCCGCCGCTCGACATCGACGGCACCTCGCGACCCATGGGCGGCGAGCTCGGCTACGCCGGGGTCGACGAGCCGTGA
- a CDS encoding DsbA family protein, with protein sequence MSAPLRFFYDIVCPYAAMASLRVDGLAAACGLSVHWSPVLLGGLLRAHGGPDDPNRTYAPARAAMTRADIVRQAALHGRTFAVPAEHPRRTVAAMRLVVAARSEQRQALSAALFEAYWQHGQDVADPAVLEAIARRFGMSAACVDDPAVKAELRARTDEAAAAGVFGVPTFVRGDVRIWGCDRMGLLARALGGAPRDEAAAIAEGGEAAPARVRFFFDVASPYSYLAFTQLERVCAAAAATLVPVPVLLGALFREIGTADVPLFEMHAAKQAWVREDLAQWAAAWGVPFRFPSVFPLRSLLAQRVIVVAPATAPAIHRAAWVDDRRIDEAEGLAAVLAAAGFDARELLAQAGGAAAKQALRANTDAARDAGACGVPSYEITRDGASPVLLWGQDRLATLATILGGWSPPPTPHRV encoded by the coding sequence GTGAGCGCGCCGCTGCGCTTCTTCTACGACATCGTCTGTCCCTACGCCGCGATGGCGTCGCTGCGCGTCGACGGGCTCGCGGCGGCCTGCGGGCTGTCGGTGCATTGGTCACCGGTGCTGCTCGGCGGCTTGCTGCGCGCCCACGGTGGGCCCGACGATCCCAATCGCACCTACGCGCCGGCGCGCGCGGCCATGACCCGCGCCGACATCGTGCGCCAGGCCGCCCTGCACGGGCGCACCTTCGCGGTGCCGGCCGAACATCCGCGGCGCACGGTCGCCGCGATGCGTCTGGTCGTGGCAGCGCGCAGCGAGCAGCGCCAGGCGCTGTCGGCCGCGCTGTTCGAGGCCTACTGGCAGCACGGGCAGGACGTCGCCGATCCGGCGGTGCTCGAGGCCATCGCGCGTCGATTCGGCATGTCGGCCGCGTGCGTCGACGACCCGGCGGTGAAGGCCGAGCTGCGCGCGCGCACCGACGAGGCCGCGGCCGCCGGCGTCTTCGGCGTGCCGACCTTCGTCCGCGGTGACGTGCGGATCTGGGGCTGCGATCGCATGGGCCTGCTGGCGCGCGCACTCGGCGGGGCCCCGCGCGACGAGGCCGCGGCGATCGCCGAGGGTGGCGAGGCCGCGCCGGCGCGCGTCCGCTTCTTCTTCGACGTCGCGAGCCCGTACAGCTACCTGGCCTTCACGCAGCTGGAGCGCGTGTGTGCAGCGGCCGCGGCCACGCTCGTGCCGGTGCCGGTGCTGCTCGGCGCGCTCTTCCGCGAGATCGGCACCGCCGACGTGCCGCTGTTCGAGATGCACGCGGCGAAGCAGGCGTGGGTCCGCGAGGACCTCGCGCAGTGGGCCGCCGCGTGGGGGGTGCCGTTTCGCTTCCCCAGCGTGTTCCCGCTGCGCTCGCTGCTGGCCCAGCGCGTGATCGTGGTCGCGCCCGCGACCGCGCCCGCGATCCACCGCGCCGCCTGGGTCGACGACCGTCGCATCGACGAGGCCGAGGGCCTGGCGGCGGTGCTCGCCGCGGCCGGCTTCGACGCCCGCGAGCTGCTCGCGCAGGCCGGCGGCGCGGCGGCCAAGCAGGCGCTGCGGGCCAACACCGACGCGGCCCGCGACGCGGGCGCCTGCGGCGTGCCGAGCTACGAGATCACCCGCGACGGCGCTTCGCCGGTGCTGCTGTGGGGGCAGGATCGCCTCGCCACGCTCGCGACGATCCTCGGTGGCTGGAGCCCACCGCCGACGCCGCACCGCGTCTGA